Proteins from a genomic interval of Rhizobium etli CFN 42:
- the xth gene encoding exodeoxyribonuclease III, which produces MKIATWNINGVKARIDNLTQWLKDSDPDIVCLQEIKTIDEGFPRLEIEALGYHVETHGQKGFNGVAILSKTSPFEVNRGLPGDPLDEQARFLEAVFTLPDTRILRVCCIYLPNGNPVDTEKYPYKLAWMERLRSFAAERLAYEEMLVLAGDYNVIPEPHDCFDPRAWESDALFLPQTRRAFRRLENLGLTDAVRATTDATRLYSFWDYQAGAWPKNNGIRIDHLLLSPEAADRMTSAAIEKHVRAWEKPSDHVPVIAYFDFAA; this is translated from the coding sequence ATGAAGATCGCGACCTGGAACATCAACGGCGTTAAGGCGCGTATCGACAATCTCACACAATGGCTCAAGGATTCCGATCCCGATATCGTCTGCCTGCAGGAGATCAAGACGATCGACGAAGGCTTTCCCCGGCTGGAGATCGAAGCGCTCGGCTATCATGTCGAGACGCACGGCCAGAAGGGATTCAACGGCGTCGCGATCCTCTCCAAGACCTCACCTTTTGAAGTCAACCGCGGCCTGCCCGGCGACCCGCTAGACGAACAGGCGCGTTTCCTGGAAGCGGTGTTCACCCTCCCCGACACGCGCATCCTGCGCGTCTGCTGCATCTATCTCCCGAATGGCAATCCCGTCGACACGGAGAAGTATCCCTACAAGCTCGCCTGGATGGAGCGTCTGAGGAGCTTTGCGGCCGAACGGCTAGCCTATGAAGAGATGCTGGTGCTTGCCGGCGATTACAACGTTATTCCTGAACCGCACGACTGCTTCGATCCCAGGGCATGGGAAAGCGATGCACTGTTCCTGCCGCAGACGCGGCGGGCATTCCGCAGGCTTGAAAATCTTGGATTGACCGATGCGGTGCGCGCAACGACAGACGCGACGCGGCTCTATTCCTTCTGGGACTATCAGGCGGGTGCATGGCCGAAGAACAACGGCATCCGCATCGACCACCTGCTGCTGTCACCGGAAGCAGCCGACCGGATGACGTCGGCAGCTATCGAAAAACATGTGCGGGCCTGGGAAAAGCCGTCCGACCACGTACCGGTGATCGCCTATTTCGATTTCGCGGCCTGA
- the erpA gene encoding iron-sulfur cluster insertion protein ErpA, which produces MTDTSVTLSDAAAKRIASIIGAETGKSALRVSVEGGGCSGFSYKFDLADSPGEDDVVVEKNDAKVLIDSLSLVYMAGSEIDFVDNLLGQSFQIKNPNAVASCGCGTSFSI; this is translated from the coding sequence ATGACGGATACGAGTGTAACCCTTTCAGATGCCGCGGCAAAGCGTATCGCCTCCATCATCGGCGCAGAGACCGGCAAGAGCGCGCTGCGCGTTTCGGTCGAAGGCGGCGGCTGTTCGGGCTTTTCCTATAAGTTCGATCTTGCCGACAGCCCTGGTGAAGACGACGTCGTCGTCGAAAAGAACGACGCCAAGGTTCTGATCGACAGCCTGTCTCTCGTCTATATGGCAGGGTCGGAGATCGACTTCGTCGACAATCTGCTTGGTCAATCCTTCCAGATCAAGAATCCCAACGCTGTGGCGAGCTGCGGCTGCGGCACCAGCTTTTCGATCTGA